A window from candidate division KSB1 bacterium encodes these proteins:
- the polA gene encoding DNA polymerase I: MPPKKLFLLDGYYLAYRSYYAFSGRPLTTSKGENTSAVFAFTNTLMMILDQEKPDAIAVAFDTPEPTFRHLAYKEYKATREKMPEDMYAQIPLIRKVIEGFNIPILEEHGFEADDVMATVAQQAAKAGYHSFLVTNDKDLLQMVSSAISVWKPGRGSDQPEIVNPSWVKDKWQVDPSQIRDILSLMGDSSDNIPGVPGIGKKTAAKLIQEFGSVDNLFSNLEQVSSQRYQKIIRENIESAKLAYQLVTLDDQVPIEYQLDDLLVREPDSLKLVSLFRELEFRVMVERFEKTGTTLKQEYKAIEDQEAFQKFFDHLSEQSTFVFDLETTSADPMMAELVGFSFSWQEEEAFYIPVSNTELAVNKFDQTPQFDFSDRVSESIGLPLNNVLPSLKPILENPQIKKCGHNIKYDMLVLSRYDVLVNGVDFDTMVASYLLDPSGRQHNIDSLAMEHLNYKKQPTDALIGKGKKQITMREVPLDKLTFYACEDADMTLRLRNIFEPKIKTSEMVDLFQEVEIPLITVLKQVEWNGVSLDQTLLRKLSIKLKSDLLQLEEKIYYEAGQEFNINSPSQLGTILFEKMQLPTSRKNKTGYSTDVSVLETLAKTHGMPKMILEYRQLAKLKSTYVDALPKLINPYTGRLHTSYNQTVAVTGRLSSTDPNLQNIPIRTELGREIRKAFIPAKPGYTILDADYSQIELRIMAHLSGDENLMDAFKNNLDIHSSTASKVLGIPLDEITQDHRRKAKEINFGIMYGMGKFGLSNRLGISFEEAGDFIENYFTQFPNVKLFMDQIIEEAKKNGFVSTLMKRRRYLPEINAKNHQVRSFAERTAINTPIQGTAADLIKIAMIRIHDEFKKRKLQGMMIMQVHDELVFEVPDSEVDEIKVLVIDCMESALELKVPIKADVGTGANWLEAH; this comes from the coding sequence ATGCCCCCAAAGAAATTATTTTTGTTAGATGGTTACTACCTCGCTTATCGCTCCTATTATGCGTTTTCCGGGCGACCCTTGACCACCTCAAAAGGTGAAAATACATCTGCGGTTTTTGCTTTTACCAATACATTAATGATGATTCTGGATCAGGAAAAACCGGATGCAATTGCAGTCGCTTTCGACACCCCCGAGCCAACCTTTCGTCACCTGGCTTATAAAGAATACAAGGCCACCCGAGAGAAAATGCCGGAGGACATGTACGCTCAAATACCTCTTATCAGAAAAGTGATTGAGGGATTTAATATCCCCATTCTTGAAGAACATGGTTTTGAAGCGGATGATGTTATGGCAACAGTTGCACAACAGGCTGCGAAGGCCGGCTATCATTCCTTTCTTGTCACCAATGATAAAGATCTTCTACAAATGGTTTCGTCCGCTATTTCTGTTTGGAAACCAGGCAGAGGTTCCGACCAACCTGAGATCGTAAATCCATCCTGGGTTAAAGATAAGTGGCAGGTTGATCCTTCACAAATCCGGGATATTCTCAGCTTAATGGGAGATTCATCAGATAATATTCCTGGCGTTCCGGGTATCGGTAAAAAAACAGCGGCAAAATTGATACAGGAATTTGGTTCAGTCGATAATTTATTTTCAAATTTGGAACAGGTTTCCAGCCAACGTTATCAAAAAATTATTCGAGAAAACATTGAAAGTGCGAAACTGGCTTATCAATTGGTCACCTTAGACGATCAGGTGCCGATTGAATATCAGTTAGACGATTTACTGGTTCGCGAACCGGACTCTCTGAAACTGGTCTCATTGTTTAGAGAATTAGAGTTTAGAGTCATGGTAGAGAGATTTGAAAAAACCGGTACAACACTTAAGCAAGAGTACAAAGCAATTGAAGATCAGGAAGCGTTTCAAAAATTTTTTGATCATTTATCAGAACAGAGTACTTTTGTGTTCGATCTGGAAACTACAAGCGCTGACCCCATGATGGCAGAGCTGGTTGGATTTTCATTCAGCTGGCAGGAGGAAGAAGCGTTCTATATCCCGGTAAGTAATACGGAACTAGCCGTTAATAAATTTGACCAAACTCCTCAATTTGATTTCTCGGATCGAGTGAGTGAGTCTATTGGATTACCATTGAATAACGTTCTCCCCTCATTAAAACCGATTTTGGAAAATCCCCAAATCAAAAAATGTGGTCATAACATTAAATATGATATGCTGGTTCTATCACGTTACGATGTTCTGGTAAACGGGGTCGATTTCGACACAATGGTCGCTTCGTATTTGTTAGATCCGTCCGGACGTCAACATAATATAGATAGCCTGGCCATGGAGCATCTGAATTATAAAAAACAACCCACGGATGCATTGATTGGCAAAGGGAAAAAACAAATCACGATGAGAGAAGTTCCCCTGGATAAGCTGACTTTTTATGCTTGTGAAGATGCCGATATGACCTTACGACTTAGAAATATTTTCGAACCCAAGATTAAAACATCGGAAATGGTTGACTTATTTCAAGAAGTAGAAATCCCTTTAATTACAGTTTTGAAGCAGGTAGAATGGAATGGCGTTTCATTGGATCAAACATTGCTTCGTAAATTGTCCATAAAATTAAAGAGTGATCTACTGCAACTGGAAGAAAAGATCTACTATGAAGCGGGTCAGGAATTTAATATTAATTCCCCTTCACAGCTTGGCACCATACTTTTCGAAAAAATGCAATTACCCACTTCAAGGAAAAACAAAACCGGTTATTCAACGGATGTTTCGGTTCTGGAAACCTTGGCCAAAACCCACGGCATGCCTAAAATGATTTTGGAATATCGGCAGTTGGCTAAGCTGAAATCAACCTATGTGGATGCGTTGCCGAAATTGATTAATCCTTATACTGGCAGATTGCATACATCGTACAATCAAACTGTCGCGGTAACAGGTAGATTGTCCAGTACCGATCCGAATTTACAAAACATACCCATTCGTACGGAGTTGGGCCGAGAAATTCGAAAAGCATTTATCCCGGCAAAACCCGGTTACACTATTCTCGATGCGGATTATTCCCAAATCGAATTACGGATTATGGCGCATTTATCCGGCGATGAAAATTTAATGGATGCATTTAAGAACAACCTGGATATTCATTCATCCACCGCATCTAAAGTACTTGGAATTCCACTCGATGAAATTACCCAGGATCATCGGCGTAAAGCGAAGGAAATTAATTTTGGCATTATGTATGGAATGGGAAAATTCGGATTATCAAATAGACTGGGTATTTCATTTGAGGAAGCGGGTGACTTTATCGAAAACTATTTCACACAATTCCCTAACGTAAAATTATTCATGGACCAGATCATCGAGGAAGCTAAAAAAAATGGTTTTGTTTCCACTTTGATGAAGCGTCGACGCTATTTGCCGGAAATTAATGCTAAAAACCACCAGGTACGAAGCTTTGCCGAACGAACGGCCATCAATACTCCCATCCAGGGTACTGCTGCCGACCTTATTAAAATTGCTATGATACGAATTCATGATGAGTTCAAAAAAAGAAAATTGCAGGGTATGATGATCATGCAAGTGCATGATGAACTGGTTTTTGAA